The sequence GGAACTGTGTTTCCTCATCGCCCGCCTGACCGAGGCCCTTCTCGACGCCCTGCGCGTCGCACACAGCCGCGGCGCCCGCCTGGCGCCCCCCGCCGTCGCCCTCTGCGCCCATGATGCGGGCGCTCCCCCTGACGACTCCGGTTCAAGCCCTGACAAGGGGATGTACCCCCGGCCGCCCGGATTCGACGCGCCCGGAGACGCACTTCGCACCCCTCAAGACCGTGGAGAGGAAAGCCATGAGCAGTGACAGCAACAACGGGGGCAAGGACCTCATCGACTGGGAGTGGTTGTCGGCAAGGGAGTTGTACGCGAGCGAACTGGCCTACCGGCGACAGCGCGCGGGGCTGACGCTGATGGAACTCGGGGCGAAATGCCTTTACGAGCAGTCGTACTTGCATCGGCTGGAGCGGGGGCAGCGGTTGGGCACCGTGGAGGCGGCTGCCGCGCTGGACAAGGTGTACGGCACCGGCGAGCTGTTGGTGAAGCTGTGGCACCTGGCCAAACGGGAGGCGAAGGACCGACCGTTCCTCGGACTGGCGCCGTTGGAGGCGGGCGCGGTGAGCGTGCAGGAGTACGCGGTGAGCGCGGTGCCGTACCTGCTCCAGACCCGCGCCTACGCCGAGGAGCAACTGCGCACCGCCCGCCCGCACAGCATCAAGCAGTTGAGCGCCCAGGTCGCCGCGCGGCTCAAGCGCCAGGACCGGCTGACCGGCCCGAACCCGGTGCACTACCGCGCGTTGATCGACGAAGCCGTGCTGCGCCGTAGAGCCCGCGACCCGAAGACGTGGACCGCGCAGCTGGCACACCTCATCGAGGTCGCGCAACAGCCCGATGTGTCCCTGCACGTCGTCCCGTTCGGCACCGGACCGCACCACATCCGCAGCTGCCTGGAACTGATCTTCTTCCAGGACGGCCGCACCGTCGCCTACACGCAGAGCAGTTGGAGCGGCCACCTCGTCGAGGAACCCGAGGACGTCGAACCGCTGCGCCTGGCGTACGACTTGCTGCGGGATACCGCCCTCACGCCCACCGAATCGCTGAACTTCCTCCGCACCGCGCTGGAGGAGCACGCGCCGCAACGGCAACCAACTCAGCCCGCCTGAACCCGGCCGCACCACAAGAATCGACAAGGAACGAGATGCAGACCCGTAAGACCTCTTCCGCTACGACCGGACCCTCGGCCTTACCCACCGCACCGCGCCGGTGGACCCTCACCGCCACCGACGGGCGCACCCTCACCGGGCATCTGCCCGGGTGGGCCGGGAACGACCCGAGCGAGCACAACGTACCCCCCGGCGCCTGGGAGGACCGGCTCGCCGACATCCATCTCACCCGGCGCTTCCCGGGACGCACGGTCCCCGTCTACTGCGCCACCAGCCCGGCCCCGGGACCCGTCGCCGAGGAAGCCTTCTCCTGCACGCTCGACTGCAACCCGTACGCCGAAGCACCCGAACCCCGCACCCCGCTGGTCAACCTGCACCTGTGCGGGGACAGTTGGCTCACCGACCTCGGCCCGCAGGACCTGACACGGCTCGCCGCCACGTTCCGATGGGTCGCGAACCGCCTCGACCGGGAGGTCCGCCCCGCCCTGGTGGACGCACAAGAGGACTGGGCCAGGCACGCCGATGCCGACCCGCAGTGAAGTGAGCCTGTGGCGTGGGGCGCGGGGGGTACGGGTAACCGCGTCCGCCGGCGGCGCGCCGCAACGGGTGCGACGGACAAAGGTGCCCCACGGGGGGGAGGGGGGCGCCGTAGATTCGGGGTATGGCTACCGACACCGCGGGCGAGGCCCGAACCGATCGTGACGGCCCCTACGATCCCGCTCTGATCGCGCGACGCGCGAGGTCCTTCGGGGCGGCGGCGGCCGCGTATGCCGCGCACCGGCCCGACTACCCCGTGAACGGGGTGAAGTGGGCGCTGGAACCGGCGCTGGCCAGTGGACTGGGGGCGGAGGGTGGGACGTTGGACGTGCTGGACCTGGGCGCCGGCACGGGGAAGTTGAGCGCGGTGGCGGCCGCGCTCGGGCACCGGGTGACCGCGGTGGAGCCGGACCCGGAGATGCTCGGCGAACTGCGTTCGTACTTGCCGACGTTGACGACCCATCAGGCGGGCGCGGAGGAGATCCCGCTGCCGAACGCGTCCGTGGACGCGGTGATCGTCGGGCAGGCGCTGCACTGGTTCGACCAGAGCCGCGCGCTGCCCGAGATCAGCAGGGTGCTGCGGCCGGGCGGGGTGCTGGCCGCGCTGTGGAACGCCGACGACGACCGGGTGGAGTGGATCGCCGGCCTGGGCAAGGTGGCGCTCAGCCGTACGTCGTTCATCGACTGGAGCCCGGGTCGCGGCATCCAGCCGCACCCGGAGCTGTTCCCGGTCGAGCACGCGTACTTCCCGCACCGGCAGCGGCGCACCGCCGACTCGATGGTCGACACGATCGCGACCCACTCGCACACGTTGACCCTCGAACCGGGCGAGCGCGCGGAGTTGATCGAGGGAATCCGCACGTACCTGCGCTCCCGCCCGGAGACCGCGAGCGGCGAGTTCGACCTGGAGATCATCACCCGCGTCGAACGGTCGGGGAAGCGCGAAATCGCCGGTTCCTGACCTCTGCCCACGGCCCTGTCCCGCTGCTACGCTCTCGCCGCGCCGTGGCGGGGAGGTCCGGGCAGGAAGAGGTGACCGTGGGCATGTCCGTCGAGCACGGCGGCGGGGCCGACGACGACGCGGCCGCATTCCACGCGTTCTTCGAGCGGCACTACGCCGAACTCGCCCGCCTCGCACACCTGTTGACGGGCGAGGCGGACGCGGCCGACGATCTCGCGGCGGACGCGCTGGTGGCGTTGTGGCGGCACTGGGACCGGGTGCAGGGGGCCGACCACCCGGCGGCGTACGCGCGGGGCGTGGTGGCCAACCTGGCGCGCTCGCGCATCCGCAGCGCGGTCCGGGAGCGGCGCCGGGTCGCCCTGTTCTGGTCCCAGCGCACCGAACGGGTCGTGGAGCAGCCCGACGTGCCCGCGGTGCTGGACCTGCGCGAGGCGCTCCAGCGGCTGCCGTTCCGCAAACGGGCGTGCGTGGTGCTGCGGCACGCGTTCGACCTGTCGGAGAAGGACACGGCCGAGGCGCTGGGCATCTCGGTGGGCACCGTGAAGAGCCAGACCTCGCGCGGGGTGGCGGAGTTGGAGCGGCTGCTGGCCCAGCCGGCCGAACCGCCGGCGGCGCCGCACGGCCCGGACCCGGCGACGGGCCGGCCGACGGCGGCGGTCGCCCTGTCCGGCGGTGCGCCGGATGCCGGCCCGGCCGCGCCCGGTGCGCCGGCGCCGCGTGCCCCGGCCCCCGCGCCCGCACCGGCCCCCACCGTCGGCGGCCGACTCGCCGCGGCCGGCGGCGTGCACACCGGTCAACCACCCCCCACCGCAGGGGCGTTCGGACCGCCCGCGGAAGCCACGGCGGCACCGATGACCGCGGCCGTGGCGACCGCGGCAGCGTCGGAGGTCGCAGCGTCGGAGGCGGCGACAGCAACGGCTACGGCTACGGCTACGGCACCGGCAACACCGGCGGAGGCAGCAGCCGACGGCGCGCCGGGCACCACTCTCCTGGCCGACCAACAGCCCACCGCGAAAGGCGAGTTGGCCACCGTCCGCTCGGACGGTGAAGCGCCCGCCGGGGGGCGGCGGGGACTCACGGGGGGAAGTGCGGCGGCCGGCGGGAGCGCTCCCGCGGCGGGGGCCGACGCGGAACGAAGCGCGACGGCGCGGATACTGGGGTCGACGAATCCCGCGACACGCCCGCGTACGCACACGGGACGGGGAATGTGATGGCCCAACTGCCGCAACTGCCGCAACGCCTGCGCGAGGCGGCGGACGCGCACCGGCCGGACCGCGAACGGATGCTGGCCCGGGTGGAGCGCGCGATCGCCACGCCCGGCTGTGAGCCGGCCGACCTGGCCGCGGCAACGGCGGCGACGGCGGCGGCGCGGGAGCACTCCCCCGCCGCCTGGATGCGGGTGACCGCGGTGGCGGCGGCCGTGGCCGGCGCGATCGCCATCGGCGGCCTCGCGGTGGGCGCGGTCGGCGGCGACGGCACGCCGGGGCGGGACGCGGTGACGTCCGGCGCCGCGACCTCCGCGAGGCCGCGGCCGCAGCCCGCGGAGTCGGCCACCTCAGGTTCGGCCGCCCGCTCCCGCACGACCGAGAAGCACGCGCGGCCCGGCCACTCCGCGCCGGGCACCCGGCACACCCCCGGCCACGCCTCGGGCTCGGCCGCCGGCCCGACGTCCGGCAGCGCGAGCGGCGCGCCCGCGGCCCCCGGCGGCTCCACCCCGTCCGCGCCCGCCGCCGGCAGCGGCGGTGTGACGTCCAACGGCAGCGTCGACCCGAACAGCAACCCGTACTGGACCGAGGACGACGTCAACCTCACCAGCACGGTGGCGCTCACCTCGCTCACCGTGGAACTGCGCGTCTCCGGCCGGTCGGGCGGGGTCAGCGACAACAGCTCCTACACCTCGGCGACCGGGATCACCACCACGGTCTCGACGAGCGGCGGCGACCTGGTCTACCGCTGGACGCTCAACCCCGACCAGACGCTGCCGCCGGGCACGTACACGTTCGCGGGCCAGTTCAACCACGCCTCGCGCGACCGCGCCACCACGGCCGACCGCTACACCGTCACCGCCGGCGGCGCCGCCGGACCGGCCTCGTCCAGCGGCGCCTTCTGAGCGTCCGGTGTCCGGTCGCGACATCGGCCGGAAATATTTGTACCGCCACGGCAACCCCCTGCGCCCCGGTGGCGACTTGGGTACGCACGGACCCTCCTGCCCCAGCCGGGGGCGGAGGTTCCGGGGCGCGGCGGTACCCCCATGATCGCCGCGCCCCGGAAGACACCCCGGGAAGAGCCTGGCGAAACTCCCCTCGAACCAGCTCCGGACACACCCCGGGGGCCGCGCCGGGTACGGTGCTACGGCCGCAGCGCCGCCCGTACCGCCACGAGGTCCGCGTCGCTCGCCAGACCCGCGTGGTAGAGCCGCAGTTCGGTGGCGCCCAGTTCCGCGGCGTGCGCCGCGTCGGCGGCGAGGGTGCGGGGGCTGCCGCCCATGCCGGCCACGACCGTGAAGTTCGCGGCGAGCACGGTGTGTTCGCGGCGGTGCGCGGCGAGCGGCGCGAGGACCGCCTCGCGCGCGGCCGGCCCGCCGGTGCAGGGCAGTACCAGACCGTCGGCGTGGCCGAGGATGTGCGCGGGATCGACACCGGCGTTGGCCCCGCAGCGGTACGGCACCGGGTCGGCGTGCATCAGCACCTGGAAGCCGGGGCCGGCCGCCGCCCGGACCGCGGCGATCGCCTCGGCCTGGAGCGAACCGGCCGTGCGGGTACGCCAGTTCAACGTCAGCGCGGTGAACTCGGCACCCAGCAGCCGCTCGATACCGTCCGATCCGGCGTCCGTTCCGGTGCCGGTGGCGCCGCCCGCCCAGGCGGGTGCCAGCGCGGCGCGGACCGCGGCGGCGAGCCGGTCCGGATCGGCGCCGAGCCCGGCGTACCCTTCGCGGCAGTGCGGGCAGAAGCAGAGCGACATCAGGTACTGGGCCGCGTCGCCGAGCGGCACGCCGCCGATCTTGTCGTGGGCGTGCAGGTGCGCCAGGCCGTACCAGCCGAGGGATTCCAGCTCGGTGCCGCGGGCGCCGGGCCGGGGCGCGGCTTCGGCGGCCAGTTCCACCAGGTGGGCGCGGACGGCGGGTTGGGCGATGCACGGCGCCCACGGGTAGCGGTCGCCGTACGCGTTGACC comes from Streptomyces sp. NBC_00448 and encodes:
- a CDS encoding helix-turn-helix domain-containing protein, producing MSSDSNNGGKDLIDWEWLSARELYASELAYRRQRAGLTLMELGAKCLYEQSYLHRLERGQRLGTVEAAAALDKVYGTGELLVKLWHLAKREAKDRPFLGLAPLEAGAVSVQEYAVSAVPYLLQTRAYAEEQLRTARPHSIKQLSAQVAARLKRQDRLTGPNPVHYRALIDEAVLRRRARDPKTWTAQLAHLIEVAQQPDVSLHVVPFGTGPHHIRSCLELIFFQDGRTVAYTQSSWSGHLVEEPEDVEPLRLAYDLLRDTALTPTESLNFLRTALEEHAPQRQPTQPA
- a CDS encoding DUF6907 domain-containing protein; amino-acid sequence: MQTRKTSSATTGPSALPTAPRRWTLTATDGRTLTGHLPGWAGNDPSEHNVPPGAWEDRLADIHLTRRFPGRTVPVYCATSPAPGPVAEEAFSCTLDCNPYAEAPEPRTPLVNLHLCGDSWLTDLGPQDLTRLAATFRWVANRLDREVRPALVDAQEDWARHADADPQ
- a CDS encoding class I SAM-dependent methyltransferase; its protein translation is MATDTAGEARTDRDGPYDPALIARRARSFGAAAAAYAAHRPDYPVNGVKWALEPALASGLGAEGGTLDVLDLGAGTGKLSAVAAALGHRVTAVEPDPEMLGELRSYLPTLTTHQAGAEEIPLPNASVDAVIVGQALHWFDQSRALPEISRVLRPGGVLAALWNADDDRVEWIAGLGKVALSRTSFIDWSPGRGIQPHPELFPVEHAYFPHRQRRTADSMVDTIATHSHTLTLEPGERAELIEGIRTYLRSRPETASGEFDLEIITRVERSGKREIAGS